From the Flavimarina sp. Hel_I_48 genome, one window contains:
- a CDS encoding TetR/AcrR family transcriptional regulator, whose translation MTNTKKRIIESAINIFNEDLSAPLQKVANNAEVTRRTLHRYFKDRNELVEVCKQAIESSCKKAMIAAIQSSEDALIQLERMLYAGIDCGAKYSVFYKLHQSKDHKHTHHNKNCADYDYIYNQFQGIIIELQKEGKVSPAMSPEWIQVLHSGIIESTVNARETTTKSFEEIKELAWTSYIKAIAP comes from the coding sequence ATGACTAATACAAAAAAACGAATCATAGAATCCGCGATAAATATCTTCAATGAAGACTTATCTGCTCCTTTGCAAAAAGTTGCGAATAATGCAGAAGTTACCCGAAGAACATTACATCGTTACTTTAAAGACCGTAATGAACTTGTGGAGGTCTGTAAACAAGCCATCGAGTCAAGTTGTAAAAAAGCAATGATAGCGGCTATTCAGAGTAGCGAGGATGCACTCATCCAATTAGAACGAATGCTCTACGCCGGAATTGATTGTGGAGCAAAATATTCCGTTTTTTATAAACTGCATCAAAGTAAAGATCATAAACATACCCACCACAATAAGAATTGTGCGGATTACGATTATATCTATAACCAATTCCAAGGTATTATCATCGAACTACAGAAAGAGGGTAAAGTAAGTCCAGCAATGTCCCCGGAATGGATACAGGTTTTACATTCAGGAATTATAGAGAGTACGGTCAACGCAAGAGAAACCACAACTAAAAGTTTTGAAGAAATTAAGGAACTTGCCTGGACTTCCTATATAAAAGCAATAGCACCTTAA
- a CDS encoding class I SAM-dependent methyltransferase — MKEFWESNFRDKQMMWGLRPAAASLEAKTLFQKNNIQKILIPGFGYGRNAKTFIDDGFDVTGIEISKTAIDIAKEHLKGNYKLYPGSVGEMTFN, encoded by the coding sequence ATGAAAGAATTTTGGGAATCTAATTTTCGAGATAAACAAATGATGTGGGGATTGCGACCTGCGGCTGCCTCTTTGGAGGCGAAAACGTTATTTCAAAAAAACAACATACAAAAAATTCTAATTCCAGGTTTTGGCTACGGTAGAAACGCAAAAACCTTTATTGATGATGGATTTGATGTAACGGGTATAGAGATTTCAAAAACCGCCATTGACATAGCTAAAGAACATTTGAAAGGTAACTATAAGCTGTATCCCGGATCTGTTGGCGAAATGACTTTTAATTAG
- a CDS encoding DMT family transporter, translating to MNWIILVIAGLFEVAFAFCLGKAKGTSGNEMYLWYSGFLVTLIISMGLLIKATQSLPIGTAYAIWTGIGAVGTVLVGIFVFKEPATFLRILFLTTLIASIVGLKAVSSH from the coding sequence ATGAATTGGATAATTTTGGTTATTGCAGGTTTATTTGAAGTTGCCTTTGCATTTTGTTTGGGAAAGGCAAAAGGAACTTCAGGAAATGAAATGTATCTTTGGTATTCTGGTTTTCTAGTCACACTCATAATTAGTATGGGGCTTTTAATTAAAGCTACTCAATCGTTACCAATAGGCACTGCCTATGCAATTTGGACAGGAATTGGAGCTGTAGGAACTGTTCTTGTCGGCATATTTGTTTTTAAAGAACCCGCAACATTTTTACGTATTCTATTTCTCACAACTTTAATTGCCTCAATCGTAGGATTAAAAGCGGTATCATCACATTAA
- a CDS encoding NAD(P)/FAD-dependent oxidoreductase — protein sequence MRTKNFEVIIIGGSYAGLSAAMALGRSLRKVLIMDSGQPCNRQTPYSHNFITQDGVPPAEITTIAKEQVLKYNTIDFVSDLAVSAKKNKNGFSVTTQSGNIVTAEKLIIATGVKDIIPKITGFEECWGVSMIHCPYCHGYEVRNKRTGILANGERAFHLASLVNNLTDHLTLLTTGKADFTSEQMEKLEAHHIAIIETEVSALEHQDGYLQKVIFNTGEKEGFDAIYAGFPTTQHSDIPVSLGCELTEHGHIKVNEFQQTIIYGTYACGDNSTVMRSVANAVANGNLAGAMVNAELTKEHF from the coding sequence ATGAGAACTAAAAATTTTGAAGTAATTATCATTGGCGGAAGTTATGCCGGTCTTTCTGCAGCAATGGCGTTAGGGCGTTCTTTACGAAAAGTGCTGATCATGGATAGCGGTCAACCCTGTAATCGGCAGACCCCGTATTCGCATAATTTTATTACGCAGGACGGCGTCCCTCCTGCAGAAATAACGACAATAGCCAAAGAGCAAGTTCTAAAGTACAATACAATAGATTTTGTTAGTGATCTTGCAGTCAGTGCGAAAAAAAACAAAAATGGTTTCTCTGTTACCACTCAATCAGGTAATATAGTTACTGCTGAAAAACTCATTATTGCTACTGGGGTAAAAGATATCATTCCCAAAATCACAGGTTTTGAAGAATGTTGGGGAGTTTCGATGATTCATTGCCCTTATTGTCACGGTTATGAAGTTCGAAATAAGAGAACAGGTATTTTGGCCAATGGCGAGCGTGCATTTCATCTAGCTTCGCTGGTGAACAACCTCACTGATCATTTAACCCTCCTGACGACCGGCAAAGCAGATTTCACATCCGAGCAAATGGAAAAACTGGAAGCCCATCATATTGCTATTATTGAAACTGAAGTTTCAGCCCTTGAACATCAGGATGGCTATCTCCAAAAGGTCATCTTCAATACTGGAGAAAAAGAAGGTTTCGATGCGATTTATGCAGGATTTCCAACCACCCAACATTCCGATATACCGGTTTCGTTAGGCTGTGAATTGACAGAGCACGGTCATATCAAGGTCAATGAATTTCAACAAACTATCATTTATGGTACTTATGCCTGTGGGGACAATTCGACGGTGATGCGTTCCGTTGCCAACGCGGTTGCCAATGGAAACCTCGCCGGCGCAATGGTGAACGCCGAATTAACCAAAGAACATTTTTAA
- a CDS encoding phosphoheptose isomerase, translating to MQREEVDKLLNEKLESGEHVSPVLPEGVKNYLIDIDGTITEDVPNEEPERMETCEPFPDALKTLNKWYDQGHIICFFTSRTETHREVTENWLKKHNFKYHSLLMGKPRGGNYHWIDNHLVRATRYKGKFTDLVEKDVTIEVFKE from the coding sequence ATGCAAAGGGAAGAAGTAGATAAGTTATTAAACGAGAAACTAGAATCTGGGGAGCATGTTAGCCCGGTCTTACCAGAAGGAGTTAAAAATTATCTAATTGATATAGACGGTACCATCACAGAAGATGTTCCCAACGAAGAACCGGAACGTATGGAAACTTGCGAACCTTTTCCTGATGCCTTAAAAACGCTGAACAAATGGTATGATCAAGGCCATATCATATGCTTCTTCACTTCCAGGACAGAAACACACCGCGAAGTGACAGAAAACTGGCTAAAGAAGCACAATTTTAAATACCACAGTCTTTTAATGGGCAAACCACGTGGAGGCAATTATCACTGGATTGACAATCATCTGGTACGCGCTACCCGCTACAAAGGAAAATTCACAGATTTAGTGGAGAAGGATGTGACCATTGAAGTGTTTAAGGAATAG
- a CDS encoding type II toxin-antitoxin system HipA family toxin, with amino-acid sequence MATERKEIFVYAHWDGIEAPFLMGSLHATSSRGKEIFSFEYDKGWLQSDYAQIIDPDLQLFEGAQYLNDEKSNFGIFLDSSPDRWGRVLMMRKEAAKARKEDRRPKTLMESDYLLGVYDTNRMGGLRFKTAKDGTFLDDNEAMATPPFAALRDLEFASLQLEKEDAPDNPEYLKWINMLMAPGSSLGGARPKANIQDTDGSLWIAKFPSQNDQQDMGAWEMLAYRLAVQSGIEMASSKIQKFSHQQHTFLTQRFDRKIDGTRIHFASAMTLLGYTDGTDYQDGVSYLELVEFLMQNGANVDNDLKKLWKRIAFNVCISNTDDHLRNHGFLLTDSGWMLSPAYDINPTPNGTGLKLNISENDNALDLDLVREVAPYFRLKEKEADAIINTIQQNIAQWEQLSRDLGIPRNEMELMKNAFKY; translated from the coding sequence ATGGCAACGGAACGAAAAGAAATATTTGTATATGCACATTGGGACGGCATTGAAGCTCCATTCTTAATGGGAAGTTTACATGCTACGTCATCCAGAGGGAAAGAAATATTTTCCTTTGAATATGATAAAGGATGGTTACAATCGGATTATGCCCAGATCATAGATCCAGACCTACAATTATTCGAAGGAGCTCAGTACCTCAATGATGAGAAATCCAATTTCGGTATTTTCTTGGATTCTTCACCTGATCGATGGGGACGGGTTTTAATGATGCGTAAGGAAGCAGCTAAAGCCAGAAAAGAAGATCGACGTCCCAAAACTTTAATGGAGTCGGATTATCTACTTGGGGTTTACGATACTAACCGAATGGGAGGGCTTCGTTTTAAAACAGCAAAGGATGGTACTTTTTTAGACGATAATGAAGCTATGGCTACACCACCTTTCGCTGCACTTAGAGATCTTGAATTTGCCAGCTTACAGCTAGAGAAAGAAGATGCCCCAGATAATCCAGAATACCTAAAATGGATCAATATGCTAATGGCACCAGGATCCTCCTTAGGAGGTGCAAGACCTAAAGCAAATATACAGGACACAGATGGTAGTTTGTGGATTGCTAAATTTCCAAGTCAAAATGACCAGCAGGATATGGGTGCTTGGGAAATGCTGGCGTATCGACTTGCCGTTCAATCGGGCATTGAAATGGCTTCTTCAAAAATCCAAAAATTTTCGCATCAGCAACATACATTTTTGACACAACGCTTTGATAGGAAAATCGATGGTACTCGTATCCATTTTGCCTCTGCAATGACCTTATTGGGATATACTGACGGAACGGACTATCAAGATGGGGTCAGTTATTTAGAGCTTGTGGAATTTTTAATGCAGAATGGTGCTAATGTTGATAATGATCTCAAGAAGTTATGGAAACGTATTGCTTTCAACGTTTGTATTTCCAATACGGATGATCACCTTCGCAATCACGGATTTCTGTTAACGGATTCCGGTTGGATGCTTTCACCCGCCTATGATATCAATCCAACCCCGAACGGTACAGGTTTAAAACTTAATATTTCAGAAAATGACAATGCTTTGGACTTAGACCTAGTACGGGAAGTAGCTCCTTATTTTCGTTTAAAAGAAAAAGAGGCCGATGCTATTATCAATACAATCCAACAGAATATAGCTCAATGGGAACAATTATCGAGGGATCTAGGTATTCCAAGAAATGAAATGGAATTAATGAAAAATGCATTTAAGTATTAA
- a CDS encoding (Fe-S)-binding protein produces MAEALKVPTMAEYTAQGNTPEVLFWVGCAGSFDDRAKKITKAFAKLLNKANVDFAVLGTEESCTGDPAKRAGNEFLFQMQAVTNIDVLNGYGIKKIVTTCPHCFNTIKNEYPGLGGNYEVMHHTQFLKTLIDEGKLTVEGGKFKGKRITFHDPCYLARANKVYEAPRELLKKLEVELIEMKRCKTRGFCCGAGGAQMFKEAEPGRKEVNIERTEEALETKPDVIAAGCPFCNTMMTDGVNHEGKSNEIAVMDVAEMIAEAEDL; encoded by the coding sequence ATGGCAGAAGCTTTGAAAGTTCCAACCATGGCAGAATATACCGCACAGGGTAATACTCCTGAAGTGCTCTTTTGGGTGGGATGTGCTGGCAGTTTTGATGACCGTGCGAAAAAAATTACCAAGGCCTTTGCCAAGTTACTCAACAAGGCCAATGTTGATTTTGCGGTTTTGGGCACAGAAGAAAGTTGTACCGGTGATCCCGCAAAGCGTGCAGGCAATGAATTTTTATTTCAGATGCAGGCGGTTACTAATATAGATGTACTCAATGGCTACGGAATCAAGAAAATCGTTACCACTTGCCCACATTGTTTCAACACGATTAAAAATGAATATCCCGGTCTGGGTGGTAACTATGAAGTCATGCATCACACCCAATTTCTAAAAACCCTTATTGACGAGGGAAAACTCACTGTTGAAGGCGGTAAGTTCAAAGGGAAACGAATTACATTTCACGATCCATGCTATCTCGCGCGTGCCAATAAAGTTTATGAAGCTCCCCGGGAACTTCTAAAAAAACTTGAAGTTGAGCTTATTGAGATGAAGCGATGCAAAACACGCGGTTTCTGTTGTGGTGCCGGCGGTGCCCAAATGTTCAAAGAAGCGGAGCCCGGTAGAAAAGAAGTCAATATAGAACGCACTGAAGAAGCCCTAGAAACCAAACCCGATGTCATAGCTGCAGGATGCCCATTTTGCAATACCATGATGACAGATGGTGTAAATCATGAAGGAAAGTCAAATGAAATTGCTGTGATGGACGTTGCCGAAATGATCGCCGAGGCTGAAGATTTGTAA
- a CDS encoding glycoside hydrolase family 3 N-terminal domain-containing protein: MFRINLLFFTIFFGIQLNAQQKNPLIAKNVGPQRTWVDSIYTKMSLEEKIGQLFMADIFSSDPKSKVDALKNLIEKHHIGGVIFSKGGPVRQARLNNELQSLSDVPLLIGMDAEWGLDMRLDSTYAFPYNMALGAINDNKIVEEVGRQIGLQNKRLGVHINFAPVVDINVNPKNPIIGNRSFGENRENVTQKSIAFLKGMQRAGVLGSAKHFPGHGDTDQDSHKTLPTLNFTRERLDSVELYPYKRVIEAGVASVMVGHLNVPALESRANYPTSLSKNVVTSLLQDSLGFNGLIFTDALNMKGAANYDSPGEIDLAAFQAGNDILLISEDIPKAVQKIKDAYNEGQITKDRLARSVKKILYAKYLVGLNTYKPVAEKNLIKDLNATSFELTSRKAIAASLTVLRNEGAILPVKELEDKKIAYVTLGDGDNSAFYEHMNLYAKVDKVTAPTLPQLLERLRDYNYVVVGFHKSTENPWKSYKFSAKEQQWLGAIAKDYPTVLDLFVSPYALLDITNKSNLEGIILSYQNSKVAQELSAQLLFGAISAQGSTPVSLGSDFPIHTSYQTGTLRRLQYGLPEEVDMDPKKLNKIDSLVQTGLDQVMFPGAQVLVARRGKVIYNKNFGYHTYNKTDKVEEKDVYDLASLTKVLATLPLIMELHSKDQLDLDDTLGDLLPVLEGSNKENIKVKEVLSHYGGFKPWIPFYISTLDPESKQPSKTYYRTTKSPEFDLKVADELFLRSDYEDTMVKIIKETDLLSTKRYLYSDLPYYLFKEYLVGYYGTDMDNLTQRHFYERLGAYRTGYRAIEKFKKATIIPSENDTYYRRQQIQGYVHDMGAAMEDNMGGHAGLFSNANGVAKIMQMYLQNGYYGGVRFFSKETMNAFNTCYYCADDVRRGVGFDKPQLHQGGPTCGCVSKSSFGHSGFTGTYTWADPESEILFVFLSNRTFPTAENRKLITSNLRTDIQRAIQESIIN, encoded by the coding sequence ATGTTTAGAATTAACCTACTGTTTTTTACCATTTTTTTTGGAATTCAATTAAATGCCCAGCAGAAAAATCCTTTGATCGCAAAAAACGTTGGACCACAACGTACCTGGGTAGATAGTATCTACACTAAAATGTCGCTAGAAGAAAAAATAGGTCAGTTATTTATGGCTGATATATTTTCAAGTGATCCTAAGTCAAAGGTGGATGCCCTAAAAAATTTAATAGAAAAGCACCATATAGGCGGTGTTATATTTTCAAAAGGTGGGCCCGTACGGCAAGCAAGGCTAAATAATGAACTCCAGTCACTCAGCGATGTACCTCTACTCATAGGTATGGACGCAGAATGGGGGCTTGATATGCGCCTTGATTCCACATACGCCTTCCCCTATAATATGGCATTAGGAGCCATAAACGACAATAAAATCGTTGAGGAGGTAGGCCGGCAGATAGGTCTGCAGAATAAACGGCTGGGTGTACATATAAATTTTGCACCGGTCGTAGATATCAACGTTAATCCAAAAAACCCTATAATTGGTAACCGTTCCTTTGGTGAAAACCGGGAAAATGTCACTCAGAAATCGATTGCTTTCCTAAAGGGGATGCAGCGTGCTGGAGTTCTGGGGAGCGCAAAGCATTTTCCGGGTCATGGAGATACTGATCAAGACTCCCATAAAACACTTCCAACACTAAATTTCACCAGAGAACGACTTGATTCTGTAGAACTATATCCCTATAAACGTGTTATTGAAGCAGGTGTTGCCAGTGTAATGGTAGGACATTTGAATGTTCCCGCGTTAGAATCGAGAGCCAATTATCCTACTTCCCTTTCCAAAAATGTGGTTACATCTTTATTGCAGGATAGTCTAGGTTTTAATGGCCTTATCTTTACAGATGCCCTTAATATGAAAGGCGCTGCCAATTATGATTCGCCAGGAGAAATAGACCTGGCTGCTTTTCAGGCCGGTAATGATATTTTACTTATTAGTGAAGATATCCCAAAGGCGGTTCAAAAGATAAAAGATGCCTACAATGAAGGGCAGATCACTAAGGATAGATTGGCGCGTTCCGTAAAGAAAATATTGTACGCTAAATATTTAGTAGGCCTTAATACATATAAGCCCGTAGCCGAAAAAAACCTGATTAAAGATTTAAATGCAACTTCTTTTGAACTTACTTCCCGAAAAGCGATCGCAGCCTCCCTTACCGTTTTACGTAACGAAGGTGCCATTTTACCCGTAAAAGAGCTTGAAGATAAAAAAATAGCCTATGTTACACTTGGCGATGGTGATAACTCTGCTTTTTATGAGCACATGAACCTTTATGCAAAGGTAGATAAGGTAACCGCACCTACACTCCCGCAACTTTTAGAACGTCTACGCGATTACAATTACGTGGTTGTAGGTTTCCATAAGTCTACGGAAAACCCTTGGAAATCTTATAAATTTTCCGCAAAGGAACAACAATGGCTGGGTGCAATTGCTAAAGATTACCCTACAGTGCTTGACCTGTTCGTTAGTCCGTACGCACTACTTGACATCACAAATAAAAGTAATCTGGAAGGCATCATTTTATCCTACCAGAACAGCAAAGTAGCGCAGGAGCTTAGCGCTCAACTCCTCTTTGGTGCCATAAGCGCTCAGGGCAGCACACCCGTTTCCCTGGGTTCGGATTTTCCCATTCACACCAGTTATCAAACCGGAACATTACGACGGCTTCAATATGGCTTACCGGAAGAAGTTGATATGGACCCAAAAAAATTAAACAAAATAGATTCCTTGGTGCAAACAGGCCTGGATCAGGTAATGTTTCCAGGGGCACAGGTGCTTGTTGCCCGTCGAGGTAAAGTTATTTACAATAAAAACTTTGGCTATCACACCTATAACAAAACAGACAAAGTAGAAGAAAAGGACGTATACGATTTAGCTTCGTTGACAAAAGTACTAGCAACGCTGCCATTAATAATGGAACTCCATAGCAAGGATCAACTTGATCTAGACGATACATTAGGGGACCTTTTACCGGTTCTTGAAGGATCTAATAAGGAGAATATTAAAGTGAAAGAGGTTTTGTCGCATTACGGAGGGTTTAAGCCCTGGATTCCCTTTTACATAAGCACGCTGGACCCTGAATCCAAACAACCTTCAAAAACCTATTATAGAACCACAAAATCGCCCGAATTTGACCTTAAAGTGGCTGATGAACTGTTTTTACGGTCAGATTATGAAGATACAATGGTAAAGATTATCAAAGAAACAGATCTACTGAGCACGAAGCGCTACCTCTACAGCGACCTACCCTATTATCTATTTAAGGAATACCTGGTGGGATACTATGGTACAGACATGGACAATTTAACGCAAAGGCATTTTTACGAACGTCTTGGTGCATACAGGACCGGTTATAGGGCTATTGAAAAATTCAAGAAGGCAACAATAATACCTTCGGAAAATGACACGTATTACCGCAGACAACAGATTCAGGGCTACGTCCATGATATGGGCGCTGCAATGGAGGATAATATGGGAGGTCATGCCGGTCTTTTCAGCAATGCAAATGGGGTGGCAAAAATCATGCAAATGTATCTGCAGAATGGTTATTACGGTGGTGTTCGCTTTTTTTCAAAAGAGACTATGAACGCGTTCAACACTTGTTATTATTGTGCGGATGATGTACGCAGGGGGGTGGGTTTTGACAAACCGCAACTTCATCAGGGCGGCCCCACCTGCGGCTGTGTTTCTAAGAGCAGTTTTGGCCACTCCGGTTTTACGGGAACGTATACATGGGCAGACCCAGAGAGTGAAATCCTGTTTGTATTTCTATCCAACAGAACATTTCCCACCGCAGAGAATAGAAAGCTGATCACATCAAATCTACGTACAGATATTCAACGTGCAATACAGGAGAGCATCATCAATTAA
- a CDS encoding Crp/Fnr family transcriptional regulator yields MNINQILDKIHPIKVSSKLKFFESFEEVSLPKNLLIIRSDKVEKNIYFIKKVIARTFSNFEDGEVTIAFGEEGDTIISLKSYILNQKGYENIELLEDCELYKISAVKLQNLFSTENDIANWGRKFAEQELIKAEQRFISNQQGTATERYLELIKKHPTLLQRVSLGLIASYLGITQVSLSRIRANIT; encoded by the coding sequence ATGAACATAAACCAAATTCTGGACAAAATACATCCAATTAAAGTTTCATCCAAACTCAAATTTTTTGAAAGTTTTGAGGAAGTAAGTCTTCCAAAAAATCTCCTCATAATACGTTCGGACAAGGTTGAAAAAAACATCTATTTTATAAAAAAGGTAATAGCGCGTACTTTTTCAAATTTCGAAGACGGTGAAGTTACCATCGCTTTTGGAGAGGAAGGCGACACCATCATTTCACTAAAAAGCTACATTCTTAATCAAAAAGGATATGAAAACATAGAATTATTGGAAGACTGCGAACTCTATAAAATTAGTGCTGTAAAACTTCAAAATTTATTCTCAACAGAAAATGATATTGCAAATTGGGGCAGAAAATTTGCCGAACAAGAACTTATAAAAGCCGAACAACGGTTTATATCAAATCAACAGGGAACAGCAACTGAACGTTATTTAGAACTCATAAAAAAGCACCCAACTTTATTACAAAGAGTTTCACTTGGACTCATTGCTTCCTATTTAGGGATTACACAAGTAAGTTTAAGTAGAATACGAGCAAATATTACATAA
- a CDS encoding helix-turn-helix domain-containing protein has protein sequence MSRNSIILLPKNKKLLQAVGENIKLARLRRKLTMDQVSERAGISRPTLYSLEKGSPSISLGIILQVLLVLGLEKDILLLADDDVLGRKIQDADLTVKERGPKNTKK, from the coding sequence ATGTCTAGAAATAGTATTATATTACTACCTAAAAATAAGAAGCTTTTACAAGCAGTGGGAGAAAATATTAAATTAGCACGCTTACGCAGGAAACTAACTATGGATCAGGTTTCAGAGCGAGCAGGGATTTCCCGTCCCACACTTTATTCCTTAGAAAAAGGAAGTCCTTCAATTTCTTTAGGTATTATTCTCCAAGTTTTATTAGTATTAGGGTTGGAGAAGGATATATTGCTTTTGGCCGACGATGATGTATTGGGCAGAAAAATACAGGATGCCGATCTAACCGTAAAGGAACGCGGCCCAAAAAACACCAAGAAATAA
- a CDS encoding (Fe-S)-binding protein, translated as MQYLPNILFLIALLAGIGFFAFNVRKLVRNIKMGRDVDVSDHKPQRWKNMAKIALGQYKMVRRPVSGIIHVLVYLGFVIINIEVLEIIIDGLFGTHRIFSFMGGFYDFLIASFEVFGFLVLVGVILFWLRRNIIRIKRFWHKELNGWPKLDANLILYFEMVIMCLFLTMNAADLQLQLQGAEHYSSSAGITGSFPISQFIAPFFENMDISSLIILERTAWWLHILGILFFLNYLYYSKHLHILLAFPNTYFGRVRPQGQFDNLQSVTDEVKLMMDPDADPYATPEGEDDLEVPAKFGASDATDLNWVQLLSAYTCTECGRCTSECPANQTGKKLSPRKIMMDTRDRIEEIGKNIDDNKGIFKDDGKQLLNDYITPEELWACTTCNACVEACPVSINPLSIIMDMRQYLVMEQSAAPAELNNAMTNIENNAAPWPFNQMDRANWINE; from the coding sequence ATGCAGTACCTCCCTAACATCCTGTTTTTAATTGCGCTTCTGGCCGGTATAGGTTTCTTTGCGTTCAATGTGCGCAAACTAGTGCGCAACATAAAAATGGGACGGGATGTTGATGTAAGCGATCACAAGCCTCAACGCTGGAAAAACATGGCAAAAATTGCCCTGGGGCAGTACAAAATGGTACGACGTCCCGTGAGCGGTATTATACATGTTCTGGTTTATCTGGGTTTTGTGATTATCAATATTGAAGTCCTTGAAATCATTATAGATGGCCTTTTTGGTACCCACCGCATTTTTTCATTCATGGGGGGCTTTTACGATTTTCTAATTGCATCTTTCGAAGTTTTTGGTTTTTTGGTGCTTGTTGGGGTTATTTTATTTTGGCTTCGCCGAAACATTATACGCATCAAACGCTTTTGGCATAAAGAATTGAATGGCTGGCCCAAACTGGATGCCAATCTTATTCTTTATTTTGAAATGGTAATCATGTGCCTTTTTCTGACTATGAACGCGGCAGATTTGCAATTACAGCTTCAAGGCGCAGAACATTATTCTTCAAGTGCCGGCATCACGGGATCCTTTCCTATAAGCCAGTTTATTGCACCTTTTTTTGAGAATATGGACATTTCAAGTCTTATTATTCTTGAACGCACAGCCTGGTGGCTTCATATTCTTGGGATTTTATTTTTTCTAAACTATTTGTATTATTCCAAGCATTTACACATACTGCTTGCGTTTCCTAACACTTATTTTGGCAGGGTAAGGCCACAAGGTCAATTTGACAACCTGCAAAGCGTCACGGATGAAGTCAAATTAATGATGGATCCAGATGCTGACCCCTATGCTACCCCAGAAGGAGAGGACGATCTGGAGGTCCCGGCAAAATTTGGAGCGAGCGATGCAACAGATTTAAACTGGGTACAACTATTAAGCGCTTATACCTGTACAGAATGTGGCCGCTGTACCAGTGAATGTCCCGCAAATCAAACGGGCAAAAAACTATCTCCCCGAAAAATCATGATGGATACCCGTGACAGGATCGAGGAAATAGGTAAGAATATTGATGATAATAAGGGTATCTTTAAGGATGACGGCAAGCAATTGCTCAACGATTACATTACACCAGAAGAGTTGTGGGCCTGTACGACGTGCAATGCCTGTGTAGAAGCTTGCCCTGTGAGCATCAATCCATTGTCTATCATTATGGATATGAGACAATATCTTGTTATGGAACAAAGTGCCGCACCTGCAGAACTTAACAACGCCATGACCAATATTGAAAATAACGCAGCACCATGGCCTTTTAATCAGATGGACAGGGCAAACTGGATCAACGAGTAG
- a CDS encoding GNAT family N-acetyltransferase, translating to MNITIRKAIESDSDGIWKLMKALAIFEKYIDTFAITPEIVRESGFKKNPPDFYCLVAENNQKIAGILVYYYLPFTAQNKPAIFIKELYVDTNYRGHKIGKKLMLALKEEAVKNNCGQIKWTVAPWNEGGIKFYNKLGTKENKDWLNYEWNLHD from the coding sequence ATGAATATAACTATAAGAAAAGCGATAGAATCAGATTCAGACGGAATTTGGAAACTGATGAAAGCGTTAGCCATTTTTGAAAAATATATTGACACATTTGCTATTACACCAGAAATTGTAAGAGAAAGCGGATTTAAAAAAAATCCACCAGACTTTTACTGCTTGGTTGCAGAGAACAATCAAAAAATAGCAGGCATTTTGGTTTATTATTATTTACCATTTACAGCACAAAACAAACCTGCCATATTCATAAAAGAACTTTATGTCGACACAAATTACAGAGGACACAAAATTGGCAAAAAATTGATGTTAGCTCTAAAAGAAGAAGCAGTTAAAAACAATTGTGGACAAATAAAATGGACTGTCGCACCTTGGAACGAAGGAGGAATAAAATTTTACAATAAACTGGGAACCAAAGAAAACAAGGATTGGCTAAATTATGAATGGAATTTACACGACTAA